Part of the Xiphophorus couchianus chromosome 2, X_couchianus-1.0, whole genome shotgun sequence genome, TTTCGTTTGGCAAAACCTCATCTCAGTTCATCCATTTGCttataaatacaattttctcttatgttttcatttacatatAACAGATTTTCACAGATCAAAAGCATTATAGTCTGACAACACTGCAATGAACTatcaagaaaaaacacattgaaaataaTTACAGTGCAACTATTTCATCCAAAATTAgatgttctttttctaaatgttgacacaaaaagtacatttctagTTTCCTGTTAGAGCAACACAACTTTAGTCTTCATCCTCGTCCTCTGAGCTTTCCGAGTGAGCATTCAGGGAATTGTGGGACTTTGTGTGTAATATAGTGTGTGTCCTCAGCAACATGTTCATTCGGAGCAGATTTGTGAGACACTGCAGCACAGCCAGTACCAGCTGATACTTACAAGAGACGGATTCAAAGCCCAAGTCCAAAAgttttaatgacatgttaccTTTGTTACAAGAGCATAAGCTTAGTTTACCATCTGCAAGAGGACCTTCAGTGTGTATGAGGTTTGTGCTGAGGGCATTGGGTTGTCTTGGAATCAAAGCCATGACCCTGGTTTGTGCCTGCAGGAAATGTTTTAGATTGTGAGAGTAAATCTGCCGGGGCACGCTCAACAGGGCCTTTGCCAAGAGCTGGGAAACTGCACTTGTGTTAACAGAAACTGAGCAACTGTGGCCATATTGATGAAGGGCATGGTGCAGCAGAAACTCAAATGTCCCACCAGCAGATATTACACAACCTGTCTCTATCACACATTTCTGATGAAGATGCACTCTGCATGCAGCTTCATTACTTATATTGTCTGTATGTAAAGACGTGCATTCTTCTGATGGGATGGTTTTCTTTAGAGCCGTCTGAGTCTTGTGCATGGGCTccaatgctgtcagtagcattcGAAGGGCGTCTTGAAATGCACATGCATGCTGATCAGCTTGACCTTCGCTTGGGGCACAAATCACCAGGCTACAAGGTTTAACTTTGAGTCTTTCTTCACAATCATGGAAGTCCAAATGAACGTatctgtcaaaaacaaaatgacaatagtTAACTTGAATGTTGTACAGCAGATAACAATGACTTGAAAAATTACACATATaccaggagtttttttttcacattctacATTGTTACATCCATGAAACATCAATGTATGTTTCAAGATAACTCGAGATCCTCCTATTTTTTCCATGGTGAACACTTTAGTTTAGCAGTAACAATAgaagaaattacttttaaaattgatCATACAAAGTAATTTCTAAACCCAACAGTAGAATCAAACTTCATTAAGATCAATGAggttgtgcttttgttttgtgtcatgaaaacttttctttaattctatttatttttgtatacaGAATCATAAGAAAGCATAGTCATAATCACAGATAGATAGAGTGCTGCCAAGCCATGAAGAAGGAACAGCAGGAACctgaaaaaagaggaagtaagtttccagcctgcagaaaGTTTTACAGAACAAAGTCTAAACACTTTGAGTAACTGAATAAGACCCAAtgcaaaatatttgtattaatattgttttaatgctgaatcagagaagctaaaagAGGTTATAGATGTGATTTTGACAATGAACTTGAAATGATGTGGAATGTGTAACTGCAATCAAAGATCACTGATGTTGTGTTGGAGGCAGATACTAGATGACAGATAGAAAGGAAAAGGGAGAACTGAAAGTAGAGCAAATGTGACTGGTCTCTCCTGGGCGCAGTTCAGGACAAAAGAGGAACCAACGGAGCAGAGTTTGCTGAtcagggaaacagaaaacagttggAGGAGACTCAGACTGCTGAGAGAAGGCCTGTGTGTGCAGGCGAAAGGATGGAGTGGGATCCTTGAGCAGGCCCGGAACAAGAACACAGACATGACATAATGGCTCCAAAACAAAGGTGGATCAGACAGTCAATAAAACCAGCATGGCAAAAGTGCTAGCCACTGCGAACAGGTTCACAGTGTGGGAACCCCTATAAAAACCGATGCAAAAGAGGAACTGtttgttggatcctccaggCAGCTTCAAGCCAAGATTGAGACGAataaagaactctgcagctgaggAAGTGCCGGCGCCACAGCTTAACCGAAGACTGGGACCAACCCATCAGTTCTGCAATCTGTGGCACCAAATTGCACTTCTCTCATCatctgggttcagaccccaaagataAAGGTCAAAGGCAAGAACAACCAGCACCCAAAGCCTCATCTCAGCATCAATGCAGAGGCGAAAGCTCAACAGACCTGCAGGGACGCCTGCCTTCATCGATCAGCCTCCTGTGTCCCCTGAAGAAGGGACAcattcttcatcatcaagccaaaTCTAGGGgttgaaataaaatttctttttggTTCTCAGTTTCAGCATTAGTGAGAGAAAGGTTAGATTAAGATGATtgattttttcatatttgattatttctggtACTGAATtgagctgtactgacccttgctaAACACTGcctttactaataaaatatttagcataaagtaAACCCTACAGACGGTGGTAGACATCCAATTAATGTGTCGCCTCAAAGTTCTCTGATAGGTGTAATTAATCATGGTGCTTGACTTTgaagaaagaaactaaaatatatgCACCTACCTGTGGGCTCCAAGCAGTAATGGTTTACAGAAAGTCAGTGTTGCAATATGCTCTGGATGAATCCTCCTGCAGTCTGAGATGGGTGTTACCCCACTTAGCTGCGTAAACAGAGAAATTTCTTCTTCACTGACACACTCCACAAGGCACATCCCTGCCTGTGTTGCTGCAGCCAGGACAGCAGAGGACTGTTTCAGTGCACACAAAAGGACAGAGACACCAAAACTCTGCAGAGTTGCAATTatgctctccactgacctttCTGTCCAAGAGCTAAAGTGCACAATACCGCTGTCCTCTGTCACTTTGTCTCCACAACGCAACTCAAGTACATCTCCTGTGGTGAGTAATTTCGGCTGCAGGTATCCattgaaaactgcagctttaagtggCTGCTTTCTTACTTGGGGGCAAGGCGTAGCAAAGTCTCTGTGAATCACCTGCCCTTCAATCAAACGTGAGCAGCTGACAGGGACGCCTGATACTTGGGTATGCAGTGCTGGGAAGCTGTTATTTAAAAGTTGAATGGAGAATGAGGGTTGGTCGTCTTTTACCTTCCAGTGACTGAGCAGTTCACAGAAGAGGTTGCGGAAAAAGTCACAATACGCATAGCCCAGGCGTGTGTGAAAAAACGATACCAGAAGAGTTTGAAAACTGAGATTATGTTGTGTTTTCGCTGTGAAATTCTCTAATGAAACACAGAATCCATGTGGCAGCACATTCAGCACAATGAATTTATCCAACTCAGTCAGCGCAAATTCTAGCAGTTTGTCAGCCAAGTGCCTGGCAGTGGCAGCTTCTGCTGCTTTTGTGGAATTATGAGACTGAAACATATGAGTCTCCTTAGAGGCTGTTGCATGAATTATTCGCAGTAATGATGCAAGCAGAAGAACAAAAGTTTTGGATCCATCACCAGTTATTGTGCTGTGCTTCCAGACGCACCTCACCACCATCCTAAGACAACAACAAATAACATTGCAGAAGAATTAACAATTAACcaaaaagagcagaaatattcacattCATCCCATTTGTTCTAACCTGGCCAGTGGGTGATCCAGATGTAGTGCAGTGAGGATGCGTTTTCCGCTTCGGCTCAACATCACTTGTCCTGTATCTCTAGTGAACAACACCTGTCCTCCTTCAGGTCCAAAACTGCGAAGGATGACGGACTCCAGTGCAGACACTGTCTGTAAGACGTGATTGAGGTGGAGTTGCTCCAGTGGCACCATCTTTGCACGCTGGAATGTGTTGCTGAAAATTATAAAGGAGGAAGTGTTTCACAATTTTAGACTCTGGATTTGTAAATTCACATTAGTCATCTTTGAGCAAGGGATTTCcaggaaatgaaaagaaaaacattaaaataacaaacctTCAAGTTTTATTCTAAAAAGAGAAGCTTTACATttagatttggtgttttttagATTTAGTATGCCATGTACTGGACATATCAAGAAGACTTCATAAATCGCCTGTGCTTGGTCAagcataaatcaaaacaaagcagacatATAATGAGTAGGGCTGAGGATGGTTTGTAGAACATGATTTAATTAAGATCTGGGACTTCCTCCCATACAGTCGATCTGTCAGCTTTGAAAGAAAACCCGAGGGCAATACAGTGGAAGGAGTTGAATATCACCTTACAGAGACAGTAGTAGGACAAATCAGGATGAATGGGAAGGCATTATTAATGACAGCAGAGGCttaagatgtgaaaaaatgCAACGTGACTAAAAAAATTTTCAGTCAgcataaagtgttttatttttaagttggatataatataatataatataatataatataatataatataatgcaAGACTTTCCTGGTTCCTGGAATACGATTTGAAATTGAGGTCATTCTCATAGCaactattaaaaataagaacaaga contains:
- the bbs10 gene encoding BBSome complex assembly protein BBS10 isoform X5, which translates into the protein MLSNTFQRAKMVPLEQLHLNHVLQTVSALESVILRSFGPEGGQVLFTRDTGQVMLSRSGKRILTALHLDHPLARMVVRCVWKHSTITGDGSKTFVLLLASLLRIIHATASKETHMFQSHNSTKAAEAATARHLADKLLEFALTELDKFIVLNVLPHGFCVSLENFTAKTQHNLSFQTLLVSFFHTRLGYAYCDFFRNLFCELLSHWKVKDDQPSFSIQLLNNSFPALHTQVSGVPVSCSRLIEGQVIHRDFATPCPQVRKQPLKAAVFNGYLQPKLLTTGDVLELRCGDKVTEDSGIVHFSSWTESNTGRDVPCGVCQ
- the bbs10 gene encoding BBSome complex assembly protein BBS10 isoform X2, with amino-acid sequence MVPLEQLHLNHVLQTVSALESVILRSFGPEGGQVLFTRDTGQVMLSRSGKRILTALHLDHPLARMVVRCVWKHSTITGDGSKTFVLLLASLLRIIHATASKETHMFQSHNSTKAAEAATARHLADKLLEFALTELDKFIVLNVLPHGFCVSLENFTAKTQHNLSFQTLLVSFFHTRLGYAYCDFFRNLFCELLSHWKVKDDQPSFSIQLLNNSFPALHTQVSGVPVSCSRLIEGQVIHRDFATPCPQVRKQPLKAAVFNGYLQPKLLTTGDVLELRCGDKVTEDSGIVHFSSWTERSVESIIATLQSFGVSVLLCALKQSSAVLAAATQAGMCLVECVSEEEISLFTQLSGVTPISDCRRIHPEHIATLTFCKPLLLGAHRYVHLDFHDCEERLKVKPCSLVICAPSEGQADQHACAFQDALRMLLTALEPMHKTQTALKKTIPSEECTSLHTDNISNEAACRVHLHQKCVIETGCVISAGGTFEFLLHHALHQYGHSCSVSVNTSAVSQLLAKALLSVPRQIYSHNLKHFLQAQTRVMALIPRQPNALSTNLIHTEGPLADGKLSLCSCNKGNMSLKLLDLGFESVSCKYQLVLAVLQCLTNLLRMNMLLRTHTILHTKSHNSLNAHSESSEDEDED
- the bbs10 gene encoding BBSome complex assembly protein BBS10 isoform X7; translation: MLSNTFQRAKMVPLEQLHLNHVLQTVSALESVILRSFGPEGGQVLFTRDTGQVMLSRSGKRILTALHLDHPLARMVVRCVWKHSTITGDGSKTFVLLLASLLRIIHATASKETHMFQSHNSTKAAEAATARHLADKLLEFALTELDKFIVLNVLPHGFCVSLENFTAKTQHNLSFQTLLVSFFHTRLGYAYCDFFRNLFCELLSHWKVKDDQPSFSIQLLNNSFPALHTQVSGVPVSCSRLIEGQVIHRDFATPCPQVRKQPLKAAVFNGYLQPKLLTTGDVLELRCGDKVTEDSGIVHFSSWTES
- the bbs10 gene encoding BBSome complex assembly protein BBS10 isoform X4; the protein is MLSNTFQRAKMVPLEQLHLNHVLQTVSALESVILRSFGPEGGQVLFTRDTGQVMLSRSGKRILTALHLDHPLARYVHLDFHDCEERLKVKPCSLVICAPSEGQADQHACAFQDALRMLLTALEPMHKTQTALKKTIPSEECTSLHTDNISNEAACRVHLHQKCVIETGCVISAGGTFEFLLHHALHQYGHSCSVSVNTSAVSQLLAKALLSVPRQIYSHNLKHFLQAQTRVMALIPRQPNALSTNLIHTEGPLADGKLSLCSCNKGNMSLKLLDLGFESVSCKYQLVLAVLQCLTNLLRMNMLLRTHTILHTKSHNSLNAHSESSEDEDED
- the bbs10 gene encoding BBSome complex assembly protein BBS10 isoform X8 — encoded protein: MLSNTFQRAKMVPLEQLHLNHVLQTVSALESVILRSFGPEGGQVLFTRDTGQVMLSRSGKRILTALHLDHPLARMVVRCVWKHSTITDTFIWTSMIVKKDSKLNLVAW
- the bbs10 gene encoding BBSome complex assembly protein BBS10 isoform X3, whose protein sequence is MLSNTFQRAKMVPLEQLHLNHVLQTVSALESVILRSFGPEGGQVLFTRDTGQVMLSRSGKRILTALHLDHPLARMVVRCVWKHSTITGDGSKTFVLLLASLLRIIHATASKETHMFQSHNSTKAAEAATARHLADKLLEFALTELDKFIVLNVLPHGFCVSLENFTAKTQHNLSFQTLLVSFFHTRLGYAYCDFFRNLFCELLSHWKVKDDQPSFSIQLLNNSFPALHTQVSGVPVSCSRLIEGQVIHRDFATPCPQVRKQPLKAAVFNGYLQPKLLTTGDVLELRCGDKVTEDSGIVHFSSWTERSVESIIATLQSFGVSVLLCALKQSSAVLAAATQAGMCLVECVSEEEISLFTQLSGVTPISDCRRIHPEHIATLTFCKPLLLGAHRFGLMMKNVSLLQGTQEADR
- the bbs10 gene encoding BBSome complex assembly protein BBS10 isoform X1; translation: MLSNTFQRAKMVPLEQLHLNHVLQTVSALESVILRSFGPEGGQVLFTRDTGQVMLSRSGKRILTALHLDHPLARMVVRCVWKHSTITGDGSKTFVLLLASLLRIIHATASKETHMFQSHNSTKAAEAATARHLADKLLEFALTELDKFIVLNVLPHGFCVSLENFTAKTQHNLSFQTLLVSFFHTRLGYAYCDFFRNLFCELLSHWKVKDDQPSFSIQLLNNSFPALHTQVSGVPVSCSRLIEGQVIHRDFATPCPQVRKQPLKAAVFNGYLQPKLLTTGDVLELRCGDKVTEDSGIVHFSSWTERSVESIIATLQSFGVSVLLCALKQSSAVLAAATQAGMCLVECVSEEEISLFTQLSGVTPISDCRRIHPEHIATLTFCKPLLLGAHRYVHLDFHDCEERLKVKPCSLVICAPSEGQADQHACAFQDALRMLLTALEPMHKTQTALKKTIPSEECTSLHTDNISNEAACRVHLHQKCVIETGCVISAGGTFEFLLHHALHQYGHSCSVSVNTSAVSQLLAKALLSVPRQIYSHNLKHFLQAQTRVMALIPRQPNALSTNLIHTEGPLADGKLSLCSCNKGNMSLKLLDLGFESVSCKYQLVLAVLQCLTNLLRMNMLLRTHTILHTKSHNSLNAHSESSEDEDED
- the bbs10 gene encoding BBSome complex assembly protein BBS10 isoform X6; its protein translation is MCLVECVSEEEISLFTQLSGVTPISDCRRIHPEHIATLTFCKPLLLGAHRYVHLDFHDCEERLKVKPCSLVICAPSEGQADQHACAFQDALRMLLTALEPMHKTQTALKKTIPSEECTSLHTDNISNEAACRVHLHQKCVIETGCVISAGGTFEFLLHHALHQYGHSCSVSVNTSAVSQLLAKALLSVPRQIYSHNLKHFLQAQTRVMALIPRQPNALSTNLIHTEGPLADGKLSLCSCNKGNMSLKLLDLGFESVSCKYQLVLAVLQCLTNLLRMNMLLRTHTILHTKSHNSLNAHSESSEDEDED